CCTCTTAATAAGAATGGCGAATTGGTGGGTAACGATGTAAAGACTCAGTCAATTCAAATCTTCGAAAACATCAAAGCCATACTGGAAAGCTGTGGTGCAACAATGAACGATATAGTGAAATTCGGAATCTTCACAACCGACATATCTCAGACGGCAGGTTACAGGGAGGCAAGAGACCAGTTCATAAACCTCGACAATCCACCAGCAAGCACCCTTTTGGAGGTTAAAGGCTTATTTAGAAACGATATCTTGATTGAGATTGAAGCTATGGCTATAACAAAAATCTAATAATATAACACTTTTGCAAAAGTGTTATATTATTAGAGGGAGAGAAAAGGTATGAACAATGCTAAAAACCTTTGAAAGTCCATTGTTCATGCCCTTTTTATTTTTCAGCAATTAGTTCCTTCTTATGCTATTATATTTTTTTATTAAACACACAAAAACTTTTTATCCATTTTTAAACATCGGATAAAATATATGCTACATTGGGAATTAACAGATAAACGCATATATCAATTACTGAAACACCCATGTCAAGTTGACAAGTTGGTTGTTGAAGAAATGACTTCTGCATATTTGGATTTTGTGGAAGAATTATTCGTATATCTAAATGAAGACAAGGATAATAAGAAAATCCGTGATCCTGTACAACTACGTAATTAACAGTAGATAACAATAAAAAAAAGCAGCTACATTACGTAACTGCTTTTTTGGATGCGGAGAGAGAGGGATTCGAACCCCCGGAACCTCTCAGTTCAACGGTTTTCAAGACCGCCGCGATCGACCACTCTGCCATCTCTCCCTGCTTTGCTTCTCTAAGCGAGTGCAAAGGAACTACTTTTTTTTTATTCTACAAAATTTTCAGACTTATTTTTTGAGTACTATTCCTTATTTTTTTATTTTTTCACAATATTACCTGCTTTTACTATTGTAAGTGCAGCACCAAAGGTATCTCCTCCGAAAAATTCACCTTTATCAAAACCTATTGACAACTTCATCGAAAAATTTTCAATCTTTTTAAAGTTATACATTATATCTAATTGAGAGGCAAATCCCTTTTTAATATCTGTAAAAGGAACATAGTATCTACCCCACGACTGTCCTGTTGTAATTTTCAATCTATAACTTAAATCTGACGTAGCATAACCCGCCACTCCTAAATGAAAAGCAATTATTCTGTTGCTCTTAAAATTTACAGTCCCATCTTTATTATACTCTGGAGATAGAAACAGTGGAGTCCCAATCGACTTTCCATAATTAGAAGGTCCTGCTATGTAATCCGTATTGTTATAATAATTATCATTACCATTGCCTTTATTCTTCAAGTGTATATGCTCTTCGTCCATAGCTATATTATGATGAATAGGTCCTGTTTGATGCTTTGTATAAATATATTCAAATACGACTTCTGAAATCAAAGTTTTTTCTTTCGTGTTATACTCTATTCCGATTAGGTTATCTTTATAATTTTCGAATACCATTCCTGAACCATCATCAAAAAAGTGCTGCAAGTATAAACTTATCTTATCTTTATTCTGTAATTTGTAGTCGTACTTAAACATATATGCGCCCCATTGAGAACCTGCAACATAAGCATTATCTGCATACGAAGATGATTGAGAACCCTCTTTAGCAATTATAACACGAAATAAATCATCTAAGCCTTTTGGCTGTTTCGTAACATTATATTGCCATTCATTATTTATATATTGATATTTGTACAATTCACCGCCCCATTTTACCGAATGTTGCATCGCTAAAGTAAATTGCATATTATTTTTATTCTCTATATCGCCAAAACGAAAATAAATGGACTTATTGTGCGAAAGTTCATTTTTTACATAGTTTTGATTATACTCTCTGGCTATATCCTCTTGATACTGTCCATCGAAGAAACAACCTAAAGAAAAATCACCCTTAATATACATATTGCCTTTTGTATAAGGTATCCGTACATAATCCATACTAAATTTGATTTGAGGTATGGGGCGTGCATTATTAGAATGCATAAAGTCGCCCGAACTTAAATTAGGATTAAGTAACGAAGTATAATCTTCACGAGAACCAATATCCAATCTAAAAAGCCTCCAATCTACACGTCCATACAGTTGTTGCAAACAAAAATGCCCATAATCATCTTTATTCGAGCCTGCAATATCTATTCCTAAATCAAAACTACAATCTTTATTTATCGTTTGATTGTAGTGAGAAGAAGCTCTTAAATAAAAATTATTAGACTCTAATGGCACTACGCCCCAATTCTGATTATTAATCCAAAAAGGTGTATTATTTCCTGTGCTT
This Dysgonomonadaceae bacterium PH5-43 DNA region includes the following protein-coding sequences:
- a CDS encoding hypothetical protein (product_source=Hypo-rule applied); the encoded protein is MLHWELTDKRIYQLLKHPCQVDKLVVEEMTSAYLDFVEELFVYLNEDKDNKKIRDPVQLRN
- a CDS encoding hypothetical protein (product_source=Hypo-rule applied; cleavage_site_network=SignalP-noTM; pfam=PF14052; superfamily=51445) encodes the protein MKYYISYLVFCCITVFGSYAQTQQLTYKTEAFSSLSTGNNTPFWINNQNWGVVPLESNNFYLRASSHYNQTINKDCSFDLGIDIAGSNKDDYGHFCLQQLYGRVDWRLFRLDIGSREDYTSLLNPNLSSGDFMHSNNARPIPQIKFSMDYVRIPYTKGNMYIKGDFSLGCFFDGQYQEDIAREYNQNYVKNELSHNKSIYFRFGDIENKNNMQFTLAMQHSVKWGGELYKYQYINNEWQYNVTKQPKGLDDLFRVIIAKEGSQSSSYADNAYVAGSQWGAYMFKYDYKLQNKDKISLYLQHFFDDGSGMVFENYKDNLIGIEYNTKEKTLISEVVFEYIYTKHQTGPIHHNIAMDEEHIHLKNKGNGNDNYYNNTDYIAGPSNYGKSIGTPLFLSPEYNKDGTVNFKSNRIIAFHLGVAGYATSDLSYRLKITTGQSWGRYYVPFTDIKKGFASQLDIMYNFKKIENFSMKLSIGFDKGEFFGGDTFGAALTIVKAGNIVKK
- a CDS encoding 2-iminobutanoate/2-iminopropanoate deaminase (product_source=KO:K09022; cath_funfam=3.30.1330.40; cog=COG0251; ko=KO:K09022; pfam=PF01042; superfamily=55298), translated to MVQFKNSEKVAEIKGLSQVVEIPFGNKKMLVLSGQIPLNKNGELVGNDVKTQSIQIFENIKAILESCGATMNDIVKFGIFTTDISQTAGYREARDQFINLDNPPASTLLEVKGLFRNDILIEIEAMAITKI